One region of Polynucleobacter sp. SHI8 genomic DNA includes:
- a CDS encoding tripartite tricarboxylate transporter substrate binding protein, which produces MSLFLSDLALAQSQTSATTQPIRLLVGSVPGASSDTYARIISEPLGKILGQTVLIENKSGASGIIATGSMMSSPADGQTLQLIYTPHTLSPYLFKKLSYDPIKDVTGITMIVTSPLVLVVGGNSPIKSYKELIELGKTRPLNYGSAGIGSGGHLSGEMLRIDTGLKLTHVPYRGAAPAATAVAAGDVDFAFVAQITAKELTSANKLRLLGVTSKVRSPALPQVPTMQELGLKDFEFVNWFGLIAAAKTPPEMIKKIHQAMQEVLKQPDIKARLTADGSDILGNQPEQFTQFLVSDAKRWGPLVGQMGLKGE; this is translated from the coding sequence TTGAGCCTTTTTTTATCTGATTTAGCACTTGCCCAGTCCCAAACCTCTGCGACCACTCAACCGATACGTTTATTAGTAGGTTCAGTTCCAGGCGCGTCTAGCGATACTTATGCCAGAATTATCTCTGAACCCCTTGGGAAAATATTAGGACAAACTGTTCTGATTGAAAATAAATCAGGGGCCAGTGGCATTATTGCAACTGGAAGCATGATGAGTTCGCCAGCGGATGGTCAAACATTACAGTTGATCTATACGCCGCATACACTCAGCCCCTATTTATTTAAAAAATTAAGTTATGACCCTATTAAAGATGTCACGGGTATAACGATGATTGTGACTTCACCATTGGTGCTCGTGGTGGGAGGTAATTCTCCCATTAAATCCTATAAAGAATTAATTGAACTCGGTAAAACAAGACCCTTGAACTATGGTTCTGCGGGTATTGGTAGTGGTGGTCATTTATCTGGAGAAATGTTACGCATCGATACCGGTTTGAAATTAACTCACGTGCCTTATCGAGGGGCTGCACCCGCGGCTACAGCGGTAGCAGCGGGGGATGTTGATTTTGCCTTTGTGGCGCAAATCACAGCAAAAGAACTAACCAGCGCAAACAAATTACGTTTATTAGGTGTTACAAGTAAAGTTCGCTCTCCAGCTTTACCTCAAGTGCCAACCATGCAAGAGTTAGGTTTAAAGGATTTTGAATTTGTGAATTGGTTTGGTTTAATTGCTGCGGCGAAAACCCCTCCAGAGATGATTAAAAAGATTCATCAAGCGATGCAAGAAGTCCTGAAGCAACCCGATATTAAAGCTCGCCTGACAGCTGATGGATCAGATATACTCGGTAATCAACCCGAGCAATTTACACAATTTTTGGTCTCAG